The following proteins are encoded in a genomic region of Pyrus communis chromosome 11, drPyrComm1.1, whole genome shotgun sequence:
- the LOC137708827 gene encoding transcription factor TCP4-like: MGMEGCGGEIVEVQGGHIVRSTGRKDRHSKIYTAKGPRDRRVRLSAHTAIQFYDVQDRLGYDRPSKAVDWLIKKAKSSIDNLVELPPWHPITTSNHAAEADDPFRSSNPNPNDMAIAAAEQQSESSSSYNFNFELQRQRQSDNDSNFNIPPSLDSDNIADTMKSFFPTNTSSNAAAASSVDDFRSYPTDPHLISATTQDLGLSLHSFQDQGLNIHHNHTHSHTQQPSQALFAAAAATGFDSSSYQRMVAWSNENRGLDGGFVFNSHSHSYAQPQPHNHGGDGNHGSTLQSSFTPSVSTRAWQQQHSSIFGTCFGTSDGTSPAFCIQGEEAENGVISDRPSSTSSLNSTRQL; encoded by the coding sequence ATGGGAATGGAGGGTTGTGGGGGAGAGATTGTGGAAGTCCAAGGCGGCCACATTGTTCGATCCACCGGACGCAAAGACCGTCACAGCAAGATTTACACCGCCAAAGGCCCCAGAGACCGCCGTGTCCGGTTGTCCGCCCACACTGCCATCCAATTCTATGATGTTCAAGACCGCCTCGGATATGATAGACCCAGTAAAGCCGTGGACTGGCTCATCAAGAAGGCCAAATCTTCCATTGACAACCTCGTTGAGCTTCCACCTTGGCATCCTATCACTACTAGTAACCATGCTGCCGAAGCTGATGATCCGTTTCGGTCatcaaatccaaatccaaatgaTATGGCAATTGCCGCAGCTGAGCAGCAATCAGAGTCCTCCTCCAGCTACAACTTTAACTTTGAGCTCCAAAGGCAAAGGCAATCAGACAACGATTCGAACTTCAACATTCCGCCATCTCTAGACTCAGACAACATAGCTGACACCATGAAGTCCTTCTTCCCCACAAACACTAGTAGCAACGCCGCTGCTGCTTCCTCCGTTGACGATTTCCGTAGTTACCCAACCGATCCCCATCTAATTTCAGCAACTACCCAAGACCTTGGCCTCTCTCTCCACTCTTTCCAAGACCAAGGCCTAAACATTCATCACAATCACACTCACTCTCACACTCAGCAGCCCTCTCAAGCCCTTTTCGCCGCCGCAGCGGCAACTGGATTTGACTCCTCCAGTTATCAGAGAATGGTGGCATGGAGCAATGAAAACAGAGGACTCGATGGGGGCTTTGTATTCAACTCACACTCTCACTCGTATGCTCAGCCCCAGCCTCACAATCATGGGGGTGATGGGAATCATGGGAGTACCCTTCAGTCCAGTTTTACGCCATCAGTTTCCACTCGCGCTTGGCAGCAGCAGCACTCTTCAATCTTTGGCACCTGCTTCGGCACCTCTGATGGCACCTCGCCTGCCTTCTGCATTCAAGGCGAGGAGGCTGAGAATGGTGTTATTTCAGATCGACCGTCTTCCACTTCCTCTCTGAATTCAACCCGCCAGCTTTGA